The DNA sequence TTTAATGCTAATAACTAAGTCAAAAGCGCAAATACCAAATTTGCGCGCTAGCTTAAATCAAACGTTTGTTGTACCGGCTTTTTGTGGCTTTTTTGAGCGTCTTGCTCATTTTTTGGTAAAATTTGATTTTGCTCGTCTCTGATTGAAACGCTATTTTTGGGCTCCGATTGGTTTTGCGCGATTTCTTGCTCGTCAAACAAATTTTCTTTAAAAACTTGACCGTTTTTGCCGCTTACATCGTTAAGCTGCGGGTTTTGATCCACAAGGCTACTATCTTGCGACCGCTCGTCAAAAAGGCTGCTTTGCGAGACGGTTTTTGTATTTATGGCTACCTCTTGCTCCAAAGCCTTTTGGGTAGATTCCGTCAAATTTTGCTCGGCAGCGTTTTTGGGATCGCCGTTTTCGTCGGCACCCCAGGCTTTTTCGCTTAAATTTTCATGGTTTTTCGGGCTTAAAATTTTTACGCTCTCTATCCCGCTTTCATCATCCAAGTCCGTCAAATTTAGCCCCGCATTTACGACGCCGTCGATGTAGCGCGCGTGGAGTAAAAAGAAAAAATGATCGCCCTTTAGCGCGTGAAATTCGCTGTTTTTGATGAGGCGACTTACGCGTTCGCCGCTTTTTAGAGGCGTTGCCTTGTCCTCCTCGCCCCAAAATACAAACGCTTTGCCGCCAAAGTCTGCAAATTTAGAGCTAAAATCCTCATCGACGACGTTTTTTAGCGTCTCATACATCGTTTTGCTCATGCCTTTTACGTCTTTCGTGGCGAAAAATTTGTATAAAAACCCAAGCCCGAACAGCTTTAAAAACTTAAACAAAGCGATCTTAAATCGCACCCAAAGCGGCTTTTTAGCTACGATGCCGGCCGAGCTTAAAAGCGCGAGATATTCGGGATTTAGCAGGGTTGCGACCTTGCCGCCGAAGCTATGTCCGAAGATGATTTTGGGGCTTGCGCCAAGCTCGTTTAAAAAGGATTTCATGATTTTTGCGTAGTCTTTCGTCGCTAGCGCGCCGTGTATACTGCTCGCGCCAAAGCCCGGCATATCGACGTAAACGTGCCGAAAGTCCTTAAAATACGTGCCGAAAGCCTTTTTCATAATCTCTTTGTTTGCGCCCCAACCGTGCAAAAATAGTGCGACGTCCTTGTGCGCGGGATTTACGGTTTCGTAGCTGATGCGGTAAATTTTGCCGCCGTATTTTACCTCTTTGACCGCCATTATTCGCCGCTTCCGGCTCGTTTTTTAGCCTCATAAATGCTTTGCAGTACCTCGACGGCCTCGCATAGGCGCTCGTACTCGCCCATATTTAGCAGCACGGCTTCAAATTTATTATTTTTGACGATCACCGCGCGCTTCATCTGCGCCTTGCCGACCTTGCCCAAGACGGCGCTGAAATTTCGCACCACTTCGGTCGCCGTGTAAATTTCATCTTTGCTAAAAGTAGTCATCTCTGCTCTTTACGTAAAATTTTGTGTAAAATATAGCATATTATCTTTAAATTCAAATTAAAATATAATGGCGCATTATGTTCTTTAAAATTTATTTCAGAGCGTTTTATGTTTTTGGCGTGAAATTTGCGAGAGTATAAAAACAGTATGGTAAAATTTGATTGAAACTAGCCGTTGAACAGAAAATAGGCGAGTCAAATTTGGCCTAAAAATCGGTACTTTAGGGCTAAAATGTTACAAAACAAGCCGAGCTTTTTGCCTAGCAAGCGTAATAGCCGTCAAATTTAAAAAGTTAACGCTCGAATTTTAGTAGCGATAAGATAAAGTGCAAAAAGCCGCCAAAAACAAGGCGTTTTAAAGCGGTCAAATTTACTAAAAAGGCGCCGGGAAATGCCGACGTTTCTTTACAACTTGCCTTTTGCCGACGTTATGGAGTTGATAAATTTATAGTCGATATTTATCTCGCGCTCTTTGGGCAAGCTTGCGGCGAGTCGCTCCAGAGTCCCCTCAAAATCGTCAAATAGATAATTCGCCAAGCTGCCCGGATTTGGATTGATCTCGTTTAGATATACTTCGCCATTTATCTCGAAAAAATCGCAGCGTATCAGCGCCCCGTCAAAGCCGCAGTTGTAAATGCGCTCAAAGCTTTGTTTTAGCTTGGCGGCTAGCTCTGCGCTTATATCGGCCTCGCGCGCCATGCTCTCGTTTGAAAAGCTCATGTATTTTTGCTCGTAGTCTAAAAATTCCTTCTTTTTCGGCTCTTCGATGATGGAAAATTTTATCTCGCCATCCGCCTTGCAGCCTGCTAGATTGTACTCCTTTACACCTTCGATAAAGGGCTCGACCAGGATCTCTTTATCAAACTCATACGCCACGTCCAGGCCGTATTCTAGCTCGATAGCGTCTTTTATCACGCTAACTCCTATCGAGCTTCCTAGTCGGAGCGGCTTTAGGATCACGGGTAGCGGCAGGCTAGGCGCCTTTTCTCTGCTTACAACCTCGTAGTTTAGGGTTTTTACACCCGCTTTTTGCGCGAGTAGTTTGGTTAGTTCCTTGTTGTAGCTTAGCGCGCTAGCCTCCACGCGAGGGCCGATGTAGCTAAGGCCGTAAAACTCAAGCAGCGCCGCGATCTTGCCGTCCTCGCCGTCCATACCGTGGACTAAATTTATAAATACGTCCGCCTCGATCTTTTTCTCGCCGAGCAGCCCACCCGCGAAAAATCCGCCCTGCTTAAGAGTGAGCTTTTTGGCGTTTTTATACTTGCCAGAGCTAAAGAAATTCGCCCTCATATCGGCGCCGTTTATCAGGTAAAATTCTCTAAATTTATCACAAAATATAAACAAAGGCTCGTTTTTTAGCACCTTTTTTAGGGCTATGGCGCTCACGATACTGATCTCGTGTTCGTAGCTTTTTGCGCCAAATATAACAGCAAATTTCATATTTTTTCCTTTTTTATACTAGTTTTTTTAGGGCTTGTTTGATGAGTTCGCCCGTATTTTGCGCGTCGCACTCGCTTAGCGCCTTGGTTATCTTTTCTCTTTTAAAGCCGAGGCTCTCAAGCGCTAGAATCGCTTCGTGCTGATGGCTAGGCAAATTTTCATCCATAGTCATCTTTGCGTCGCTAAGTTCGGCGATGATGCGCCTAGCAGTCTTTGCGCCGATGCCCGGTACCGTTTGTAGCGCCGCTGCATCTCCGCTTTTAACCGCATTTAAAAATGCGTTGGGATTTAGGCTCGAGCACACTGCCATCGCCGTCGCCGCGCCGATACCGCTTAGTTTTATCAGCGTCTCAAACATCTTTTGTTCGTTACTATCTAAAAACCCGTAAAGCAAGTCCGCATCCTCGCGGATGATCTGCGTGATGTTTAGCTCCACGCTCTGGCCTCGCTCGAGCTTTGCCGAGCAAAAAAGCGAGATCGCCACGCCGTAGCTCACGCCGCCGGCCGTCTTTAAGATGAGATTTGCGGGCTCTTTTTTTGTTATCACGCCCTCGATCGCTTTTATCATCGTTTTCCTTTAAAATTTGCGATTATCTCTAAAATTTGATTAATTCTTGCAAAAATTTATCCGTAACCTCGCTAAAGGCGGCATTTAGCGCCTTCATAGCTATTTCACCCTCGTCCAAGCCTGCGTCTTTTTGCGAGCTTAGCACGACGCTTTTTAGCTCTTTGCCCTCTTTAAAAAAGCTAAACATCATCGAAATTTGCGCTTTTTGATCTTTGATTTGAAGCGTGAGCAAATTTGACTTTACGATGATGTCCGCGTTTTTA is a window from the Campylobacter massiliensis genome containing:
- the ruvA gene encoding Holliday junction branch migration protein RuvA; this translates as MIKAIEGVITKKEPANLILKTAGGVSYGVAISLFCSAKLERGQSVELNITQIIREDADLLYGFLDSNEQKMFETLIKLSGIGAATAMAVCSSLNPNAFLNAVKSGDAAALQTVPGIGAKTARRIIAELSDAKMTMDENLPSHQHEAILALESLGFKREKITKALSECDAQNTGELIKQALKKLV
- a CDS encoding alpha/beta fold hydrolase; the encoded protein is MAVKEVKYGGKIYRISYETVNPAHKDVALFLHGWGANKEIMKKAFGTYFKDFRHVYVDMPGFGASSIHGALATKDYAKIMKSFLNELGASPKIIFGHSFGGKVATLLNPEYLALLSSAGIVAKKPLWVRFKIALFKFLKLFGLGFLYKFFATKDVKGMSKTMYETLKNVVDEDFSSKFADFGGKAFVFWGEEDKATPLKSGERVSRLIKNSEFHALKGDHFFFLLHARYIDGVVNAGLNLTDLDDESGIESVKILSPKNHENLSEKAWGADENGDPKNAAEQNLTESTQKALEQEVAINTKTVSQSSLFDERSQDSSLVDQNPQLNDVSGKNGQVFKENLFDEQEIAQNQSEPKNSVSIRDEQNQILPKNEQDAQKSHKKPVQQTFDLS
- a CDS encoding D-alanine--D-alanine ligase, which codes for MKFAVIFGAKSYEHEISIVSAIALKKVLKNEPLFIFCDKFREFYLINGADMRANFFSSGKYKNAKKLTLKQGGFFAGGLLGEKKIEADVFINLVHGMDGEDGKIAALLEFYGLSYIGPRVEASALSYNKELTKLLAQKAGVKTLNYEVVSREKAPSLPLPVILKPLRLGSSIGVSVIKDAIELEYGLDVAYEFDKEILVEPFIEGVKEYNLAGCKADGEIKFSIIEEPKKKEFLDYEQKYMSFSNESMAREADISAELAAKLKQSFERIYNCGFDGALIRCDFFEINGEVYLNEINPNPGSLANYLFDDFEGTLERLAASLPKEREINIDYKFINSITSAKGKL
- a CDS encoding type II toxin-antitoxin system Phd/YefM family antitoxin, which translates into the protein MTTFSKDEIYTATEVVRNFSAVLGKVGKAQMKRAVIVKNNKFEAVLLNMGEYERLCEAVEVLQSIYEAKKRAGSGE